Proteins encoded by one window of Salvia splendens isolate huo1 chromosome 5, SspV2, whole genome shotgun sequence:
- the LOC121801899 gene encoding uncharacterized protein At2g33490-like: MKTSLKKLQKFASHRHDRRAQKQNQSVSLDEHARATQDMIDMRDCYDRLLSAAAATANSVYEFSESLREMGDCLLEKTALNDDEESGKVLLMLGKVQFELQKLIDGYRSHIFQTITIPSESLLNELRIVEEMKKRCDEKRELYDDLLNKQKEKVRLRNSKSEHFHSPQLKEAHDEYDEEANVFVFRMKSLKQGQSRSFLTQASRHHAAQLYFFKRAARSLEAIEPHVSLLAEQLHIDYHFSGIQDDGREILNDDSDDDDDDESDEDDDTEDGSEMHDTELSFDYGQNVQQQEVHALENSMEVDKSDVTFSPDHKLGPAKEILQGPRQNVYSLSAPLLQRGTGAVSKSAPLFPRKLDSAERMTQMGPSPSRKFISYALPTPDETKTPRSGNLFSEAPQTRLADSNLRHSSPLYQNKYERFGANDKLSGPIILDTQSVLKESNTTMKASALPPPLSEGRSFTQLDPNLASNAKKAKRQAFSGPIFGKPWPSKPKLTASGPIVSSAFPPFSGSLLRTPMPRPTSNPKPSSHLPSTFVSSPKISELHELPRPPAHMADTRYPNRFAHSGPLISKRNELSASRVSTSSIAASKLPTPPQGLSRSYSIPVGGSLESALRSPIEGSQLKMKEDISSPPPASVSLPNTQPASR, from the exons ATGAAGACATCgctgaagaaattgcaaaaATTCGCTTCGCATAGGCACGATAGAAGAGCGCAGAAGCAGAACCAATCCGTGTCTCTAGATGAGCACGCTCGAGCTACACAG GACATGATTGATATGAGAGACTGCTACGATAGGCTACTGTCTGCTGCAGCCGCAACTGCAAACAGTGTATATG AATTTTCGGAATCATTAAGGGAGATGGGTGATTGTCTTCTTGAAAAAACAGCCCTGAATGATGATGAAGAAAGTG GGAAGGTATTATTAATGCTAGGAAAAGTACAGTTTGAACTTCAGAAGCTTATTGATGGTTAT AGGTCACATATATTTCAGACAATCACAATCCCATCAGAGTCTCTTCTAAATGAGCTTCGGATAGTAGAG GAGATGAAAAAGCGATGTGATGAAAAAAG AGAACTATATGATGATTTGctgaacaaacaaaaagaaaaagtacGGTTAAGGAACAGTAAAAGCGAACATTTTCATTCTCCTCAGCTTAAAGAAGCCCATGATGAATATGACGAGGAGGCAAATGTTTTTGTCTTTCGCATGAAATCCCTAAAACAAGGGCAATCCCGTAGTTTTCTAACACAGGCATCTCGGCATCATGCTGCACAG TTATACTTCTTCAAGAGGGCAGCAAGATCTTTGGAGGCAATTGAGCCACATGTCAGTTTACTTGCTGAGCAGCTACATATTGATTACCATTTTAGCGGAATCCAAGATGATGGACGTGAAATTCTTAATGACGACagcgatgatgatgatgatgatgaaagtGATGAGGATGATGATACTGAAGATGGTTCTGAAATGCATGACACGGAATTGAGTTTTGATTATGGACAAAATGTTCAACAGCAAGAAGTCCATGCATTAGAAAACTCAATGGAG GTGGATAAGTCTGATGTGACATTCTCTCCTGACCATAAATTGGGCCCCGCAAAG GAGATCTTACAAGGTCCTCGTCAAAATGTTTACTCACTTTCCGCACCTCTCCTCCAAAGAGGGACAGGAGCAGTCAGCAAATCCGCACCTCTCTTTCCAAGAAAACTTGATTCAGCTGAGCGAATGACACAGATGGGACCTTCACCATCACGTAAGTTCATTTCTTATGCACTACCCACCCCAGACGAGACAAAAACACCAAGATCTGGGAATTTATTCAGTGAAGCTCCTCAAACAAGACTAGCAGATTCCAACCTTCGGCATTCATCTCCCCTCTATCAGAACAAGTATGAAAGATTTGGGGCAAATGATAAATTGTCCGGACCCATCATCTTGGACACACAATCAGTACTCAAAGAGAGTAACACCACCATGAAAGCCAGTGCCTTGCCCCCTCCATTATCAGAAGGCCGTTCGTTCACTCAGCTTGATCCAAATTTGGCGTCCAATGCTAAGAAAGCTAAAAGACAAGCTTTCTCTGGCCCAATATTTGGAAAGCCATGGCCAAGTAAGCCAAAGTTAACAGCCAGTGGTCCCATTGTCTCATCGGCCTTCCCTCCTTTTTCTGGATCTTTATTGCGCACCCCAATGCCTCGGCCAACATCAAACCCAAAACCGTCTTCACATCTTCCATCTACTTTTGTCTCATCACCTAAAATAAGTGAACTTCATGAGCTCCCTCGACCACCAGCCCATATGGCTGATACAAGGTACCCCAATCGCTTTGCTCATTCGGGCCCCTTAATATCGAAAAGAAATGAGCTGTCTGCCTCTCGTGTGTCAACATCGTCTATAGCTGCATCCAAACTCCCAACCCCACCCCAGGGATTATCACGCAGCTACTCAATTCCGGTTGGAGGTTCATTAGAATCAGCCTTGCGTTCTCCTATAGAAGGGTCTCAATTGAAGATGAAAGAAGATATTTCTTCACCTCCCCCAGCATCAGTTTCCTTGCCAAATACCCAACCAGCATCTAGGTGA
- the LOC121801901 gene encoding leucine-rich repeat protein 1-like, with protein MALRIPLHLFLLIVPIYANLEGDALYALRRAVNDPENVLQSWDPTLVDPCTWFHVTCDAQNRVTRLDLGNAKLSGKLVPELGKLERLQYLELYMNKLMGPIPAEVGRLRSLVSLDLYNNNLTGSIPPSLSNLSNLKFLRLNGNRLSGRIPRELTKLGNLKILDVSNNDLCGTIPTSGSFSKLTEESFMNNSRLEGPELMGFVKYDVGGC; from the exons ATGGCTCTGAGGATTCCACTCCATCTGTTTCTCCTAATAGTGCCCATATATGCAAATTTAGAAG GGGATGCTCTTTATGCATTGAGGAGGGCTGTGAATGACCCAGAAAATGTGTTGCAAAGCTGGGATCCTACCTTGGTGGACCCCTGCACTTGGTTTCATGTCACTTGTGATGCTCAAAATAGAGTTACTAGGCT TGATCTTGGAAATGCAAAGCTGTCAGGGAAGCTTGTTCCTGAGTTGGGGAAGCTGGAGAGGCTTCAGTATCT GGAACTATACATGAACAAGTTGATGGGGCCGATTCCAGCTGAAGTGGGACGGTTGAGGAGTCTCGTGAGCCTCGATTTGTATAACAATAACCTCACTGGCTCCATCCCTCCTTCGCTGTCCAATCTTTCCAATCTCAAGTTCTT GCGACTAAACGGTAATAGACTGAGCGGGAGGATACCGAGGGAGCTCACCAAGCTTGGAAACCTCAAGATTCT CGACGTGTCGAATAATGATTTGTGTGGTACTATTCCCACATCTGGCTCATTCTCAAAACTCACAGAAGAAAG TTTTATGAACAACTCGAGATTAGAAGGACCTGAGCTGATGGGGTTCGTGAAATACGACGTCGGAGGGTGCTAA